Proteins encoded in a region of the Oscillospiraceae bacterium MB24-C1 genome:
- a CDS encoding toll/interleukin-1 receptor domain-containing protein has protein sequence MNKVFLSHSSSDKSYVSYIANQFGRDQCVYDSLCFETGMKNLDEIFKEMDKTSIFVIFISNSALDSEWVQKELAIAQDKLNYNPQKLAQLFPIIIDPVISHTDSRIPDYLRRGFASYNLRVISSNVVAYRKIRAQQMKYLIDNHLLSSEDMECFYGRDEEISRFKKVFDSGNGINCVIASGFTGIGRRSYLLQSLKESQIIETYYSPPIISLDSMSSIEDLIVKLSEIGFGNYSLETVTAFSSIESKINCLVEVLQCIQNYQEQVIIYDNDALITKNGEIIYWFNNALKQIRPEVTVIIAANNNLNFYFSRDNPTVFAQPLSSLSYSEWAGLMRVYGKVRGIELAPDDRTYFREILTGYPPQVKYCVDLMKESSIEEVKSNPHLIIDNFSQKVTAILESAIPVEMREDAYGLLAFASSYGVVPTDLLLTVLRIKPSYYKIFGLFKTLTICRYLGVANEYVEVNPIISDYIQRSHFSLPSDIESVLNKRLSAFNELIESADKTKAEDFESIKYYLKSNIMAGKDIPQRFMYSTLYLSSIYDLYNHQKYQQVISIVIKLKETQAFSRYDLPVQIKIQGYYCRALARETAQAFYTEVEFFSQEDNAKDINEYNFLRGFMFRHNSEYGKALERYKRVLSIQPRHRSAMREIVIVYRGLEDYESAYEYAKTNYLSDSENPYQIQPFFEILIRKNESERKPEEERFINDMLETITRINYTRPNTTYYEVLGQYHAYIKKDKNSSLSILREGIEKFRDSSYIIKSLFDCSELFGDKEQMKYALDQMKLLIDNSKSIKVAYHIRTALYYAYENKPKDFICNYINALSGINDEAKERIKKRVSLI, from the coding sequence ATGAATAAAGTGTTTCTTTCGCATAGCAGTTCAGATAAGTCGTATGTCTCTTATATAGCAAATCAGTTTGGGCGAGATCAATGCGTCTATGACAGCTTATGTTTTGAGACCGGTATGAAAAACCTAGATGAAATATTTAAAGAAATGGACAAAACAAGTATTTTTGTTATATTCATTTCAAACAGTGCGTTGGACTCAGAATGGGTACAAAAGGAATTAGCAATTGCGCAAGACAAGTTGAACTACAACCCTCAAAAGTTAGCACAATTATTCCCTATAATTATCGATCCCGTAATAAGCCACACTGATTCTCGAATTCCTGACTACCTAAGGAGAGGATTTGCTTCTTACAACCTACGAGTCATTTCCAGTAATGTTGTTGCTTATAGAAAGATTAGAGCGCAACAAATGAAATACCTTATTGATAATCATTTATTGTCAAGCGAAGATATGGAATGTTTTTATGGACGCGATGAAGAAATATCTCGATTTAAAAAAGTTTTTGACTCAGGAAATGGTATTAACTGCGTTATAGCAAGCGGTTTTACGGGCATTGGAAGAAGATCTTACTTACTTCAATCTTTAAAAGAAAGTCAAATAATAGAAACTTATTATAGTCCTCCTATTATCTCATTAGACTCAATGTCATCAATAGAAGACCTAATTGTAAAGCTTTCAGAGATAGGCTTTGGTAATTACTCTCTTGAAACCGTTACGGCATTTTCTAGTATTGAGTCCAAAATCAACTGTTTAGTGGAAGTACTACAGTGTATACAAAATTATCAAGAGCAGGTTATAATTTATGACAACGACGCTTTGATTACTAAGAACGGCGAAATTATATATTGGTTTAATAATGCACTAAAGCAAATTAGGCCAGAGGTAACAGTTATTATTGCAGCAAATAATAATTTAAATTTTTATTTTTCGCGAGACAATCCTACTGTGTTTGCCCAACCCTTATCATCACTTTCCTATTCTGAGTGGGCTGGATTGATGAGGGTATATGGAAAGGTACGAGGCATCGAACTTGCTCCTGACGACAGAACCTATTTTCGGGAAATACTCACCGGTTATCCGCCTCAAGTTAAGTATTGTGTTGACCTTATGAAAGAGTCTTCAATAGAAGAAGTAAAAAGTAATCCCCATTTAATTATTGATAATTTTTCGCAAAAAGTAACAGCTATTCTAGAATCAGCAATTCCTGTAGAAATGCGTGAGGATGCATATGGCTTATTAGCATTTGCGTCGTCATATGGCGTTGTTCCTACTGATTTATTATTAACTGTTTTAAGAATAAAGCCCTCCTATTACAAAATATTTGGTCTATTTAAAACTCTTACAATTTGCCGATATTTAGGTGTTGCTAATGAGTATGTTGAGGTAAATCCAATAATCAGTGATTATATTCAGCGGTCCCATTTTAGTTTGCCATCTGATATAGAATCAGTTTTAAACAAAAGACTTTCAGCATTCAATGAATTAATAGAGTCAGCCGATAAAACTAAAGCTGAAGATTTTGAAAGTATTAAGTATTATTTAAAATCAAATATTATGGCTGGCAAAGATATCCCTCAACGATTCATGTACTCTACGCTCTATTTGTCGTCTATATATGATTTATATAACCATCAAAAGTACCAGCAGGTTATAAGTATAGTAATAAAACTCAAGGAAACCCAGGCGTTTTCAAGATATGATTTACCTGTACAAATCAAAATCCAAGGATATTATTGCAGAGCCCTCGCTCGTGAAACAGCTCAAGCGTTTTATACTGAAGTAGAATTTTTTAGCCAAGAAGACAATGCAAAAGATATTAATGAGTACAACTTTCTTCGCGGTTTTATGTTTCGTCATAATTCCGAATACGGAAAAGCATTAGAGCGATATAAGCGGGTGCTCAGTATCCAACCGCGCCACAGAAGCGCAATGCGAGAAATTGTAATTGTTTACAGGGGACTAGAAGATTATGAAAGTGCTTATGAATATGCAAAAACTAATTATCTGAGCGATTCAGAAAACCCCTATCAAATTCAACCGTTTTTCGAAATACTTATAAGAAAAAATGAATCTGAAAGAAAACCGGAGGAGGAAAGATTTATTAATGACATGCTTGAGACAATAACACGCATTAATTATACTAGACCTAATACAACATATTACGAAGTTCTTGGGCAGTATCACGCATACATAAAAAAAGATAAAAATAGCTCGCTAAGCATCTTGCGTGAGGGTATAGAAAAGTTTCGTGATTCATCATATATAATTAAATCCTTATTTGATTGCAGCGAATTGTTCGGCGATAAAGAGCAAATGAAATATGCCCTAGACCAAATGAAACTCTTAATAGATAATAGTAAGTCTATAAAGGTAGCTTACCATATTAGAACTGCATTGTATTACGCATATGAAAATAAGCCTAAGGATTTTATCTGCAACTATATTAATGCGTTAAGCGGAATTAATGACGAAGCAAAAGAAAGGATTAAGAAAAGAGTATCTTTGATTTGA
- the dinB gene encoding DNA polymerase IV, translating into MSKLERVILHSDLNNFYASVELLYRPELRDKPVAVSGDAEQRHGIILTANRLAKSRGVKTGQAIWQARQTCPNLVTLPPNYNKYIRFSHMARKIYLDYTDKVEPFGIDECWLDVSGSVGLFGSGEEIANTIRHRILNELGITASVGVSFNKVFAKLGSDYKKPDATTVIRKENVQSIVWSLPAKDLLYVGSATARKLYDVGIHTIGQLAEADLKMLELRFGKWGIMLWRFANGYDTSPVATYGDECLIKSIGNSATTPRDLVNDEDVKLMLYVLSDSVAERMRDNGFLGRVVSISVRDCKLRSFTRQCTLEHATCLTEEISNAAFALFQRHYHWEEPIRSIGVNVSDFSHKNEVIQLDMFCDWQKREEKQKLELTVDWLRRRYGHNCVRRGIVMADKDFAHMNPKGENTIHPTGYLNGGGSIS; encoded by the coding sequence GTGAGCAAGTTGGAACGCGTTATACTCCATTCGGATCTCAATAACTTCTACGCTTCAGTTGAGTTGCTATACCGCCCTGAACTGCGAGATAAACCGGTAGCCGTCTCAGGTGATGCCGAGCAGCGCCACGGCATTATTCTAACGGCAAATCGCCTTGCTAAAAGCAGGGGCGTTAAGACTGGCCAGGCGATCTGGCAAGCTCGACAGACATGTCCCAACCTCGTGACGCTTCCACCGAACTACAATAAGTACATTCGCTTTTCACATATGGCACGCAAAATTTATCTGGATTACACTGACAAGGTGGAGCCGTTCGGGATAGATGAATGTTGGCTGGACGTCAGCGGCAGCGTCGGCCTGTTTGGTAGCGGAGAAGAAATAGCTAATACCATACGTCATCGCATTCTAAACGAGCTGGGCATCACGGCCTCTGTCGGCGTCAGCTTTAATAAGGTGTTTGCGAAGTTGGGTAGCGATTATAAAAAACCTGACGCCACAACCGTTATCCGAAAGGAAAACGTTCAGTCTATCGTCTGGTCACTGCCTGCAAAAGATCTTCTTTATGTCGGTAGTGCCACTGCACGGAAGCTCTACGACGTCGGTATTCACACTATCGGCCAGCTGGCCGAGGCAGACCTGAAAATGCTAGAACTGCGATTTGGCAAATGGGGCATCATGCTTTGGCGGTTTGCAAACGGCTATGATACTTCTCCCGTCGCTACTTACGGCGACGAGTGCCTGATCAAGAGCATTGGTAACAGCGCCACCACGCCGCGCGATCTGGTCAACGACGAGGATGTTAAATTGATGCTTTATGTCCTGTCAGACAGCGTAGCAGAGCGTATGCGGGATAACGGCTTTCTGGGGCGCGTCGTGTCCATATCAGTGCGGGACTGCAAGCTACGTTCCTTCACGCGGCAATGCACATTGGAGCATGCCACCTGTCTGACGGAGGAAATCTCCAACGCGGCCTTTGCCTTATTTCAAAGACACTACCACTGGGAAGAACCCATTCGCTCTATCGGTGTCAACGTATCGGATTTTTCTCATAAAAATGAAGTCATCCAGCTGGATATGTTCTGTGACTGGCAAAAACGAGAAGAAAAGCAGAAGCTCGAGCTAACGGTAGACTGGCTGCGCCGGCGGTATGGTCATAATTGCGTGCGGCGCGGAATCGTGATGGCTGACAAAGATTTCGCACACATGAATCCCAAGGGTGAGAATACCATCCACCCGACAGGATATCTTAATGGAGGAGGCAGCATTTCATGA
- a CDS encoding helix-turn-helix domain-containing protein gives MESNGILSKGYGIIPKLVTLEGSLSIDAKALYAYFCAYAGNSFSCYPPRGKILNDLGFSPATYYTYLRELQEGGYIDVKKHKTSRQEWCNNRIILLQNPSILAKAEEKRRRRFDITGGLRDFGYGRIPLAVMTDRRISRKAKALYAYFCSFAGNKSVCTPQIEFTLSFLNICVNSYYKYLNELLCFHYITVFHRKNEYGRYISNSIMLNPQPDHVEGLLQLEERRERFAERLKGREIKPPKRRRKRKPTVQNPQQLTETIRRQIGFDELIKSRPAGLINVVVGFITELSFDPYSPVEAAAVDYDCVEGFLGHMERSLNPDANIKNHVSYFKRSFINYLVNIQMQSDGKMTC, from the coding sequence ATGGAAAGCAACGGGATTCTATCAAAAGGCTATGGTATCATTCCAAAGCTCGTCACGCTCGAAGGCAGCCTGAGCATCGATGCTAAGGCGCTGTATGCTTATTTCTGTGCTTACGCAGGTAATAGCTTCAGCTGCTACCCGCCGCGCGGCAAGATTCTAAACGACCTGGGCTTTTCCCCCGCCACCTATTACACCTACCTCCGAGAGCTTCAGGAGGGAGGCTATATCGACGTCAAGAAGCATAAAACCAGCCGGCAAGAGTGGTGTAACAACCGGATTATTTTGCTGCAAAATCCTTCGATTCTGGCCAAAGCCGAGGAAAAGCGTCGCAGACGGTTTGACATCACCGGCGGGTTGCGCGATTTCGGCTATGGCCGGATTCCCCTGGCGGTCATGACTGACCGACGGATTAGCCGCAAGGCAAAAGCACTATACGCTTATTTTTGCAGCTTTGCTGGTAATAAAAGCGTCTGTACGCCGCAGATCGAATTTACCTTGAGCTTTCTGAATATCTGTGTCAATTCCTACTACAAATACCTCAACGAGCTGCTGTGCTTCCATTACATAACTGTGTTTCACCGAAAAAATGAATATGGCCGCTATATCTCAAACAGCATCATGCTTAACCCGCAGCCCGATCATGTAGAAGGGCTGCTTCAGCTTGAAGAGCGCCGAGAGCGGTTTGCGGAGCGCTTAAAAGGCAGAGAAATAAAGCCACCTAAGCGTCGCAGAAAGCGTAAGCCAACCGTTCAGAACCCGCAACAGCTTACCGAGACTATACGCCGGCAGATCGGCTTTGACGAGCTGATTAAGAGCCGTCCGGCAGGTCTGATCAACGTTGTCGTTGGGTTTATCACCGAGCTTTCATTTGATCCCTACAGCCCCGTAGAGGCCGCCGCCGTCGATTATGATTGCGTTGAAGGCTTCCTTGGGCACATGGAACGCAGTCTCAATCCAGACGCCAATATAAAGAATCATGTATCATACTTCAAACGATCCTTCATCAATTACCTGGTTAACATCCAAATGCAATCTGATGGCAAAATGACCTGTTGA
- a CDS encoding SOS response-associated peptidase, translated as MCGRYSVYVDDDPGIRDIIEQVQKLHPAVKTGEVFPTDLAPVLIAGNNGGHLATAMPWGFPAWKGTRPIINARSETAAEKRTFQSGLEKKRCVIPSTGYFEWNKEKRKFIFRMPDSATVYLAGIWNNYGDEQRFCILTRAAEQSIAEIHERMPVILKPNELDLWIHDRRAAELLMRGDPPVLEYKTA; from the coding sequence ATGTGCGGTAGATATAGCGTTTATGTGGACGATGATCCTGGCATTCGCGATATTATAGAGCAGGTGCAGAAGCTACATCCGGCAGTGAAAACCGGCGAAGTTTTCCCCACGGATTTAGCCCCGGTACTCATAGCTGGGAATAACGGTGGTCACCTGGCCACCGCAATGCCCTGGGGATTCCCAGCATGGAAAGGCACACGACCGATCATTAATGCGCGGTCTGAAACCGCAGCGGAAAAGAGAACATTTCAGTCTGGCCTTGAAAAAAAGCGGTGTGTCATTCCTTCCACTGGCTATTTTGAATGGAACAAGGAAAAGCGAAAGTTCATCTTCCGGATGCCGGATTCAGCGACGGTGTATTTAGCTGGCATCTGGAACAATTACGGCGATGAACAAAGATTTTGTATTCTGACACGCGCCGCAGAACAATCCATCGCGGAGATTCATGAGCGAATGCCGGTGATCTTAAAGCCTAATGAACTTGATTTGTGGATTCATGACCGCAGAGCAGCTGAGCTGCTTATGCGTGGAGATCCACCGGTATTGGAATATAAAACGGCATAA